The following proteins come from a genomic window of Fibrobacter sp. UWR4:
- the rplS gene encoding 50S ribosomal protein L19, protein MSLNIEALQNENVKTDLPEFRAGDTVTVNVKVIEGTKERIQPFKGVVIQVKNSGISKTITVRKMSNGVAVERIFPVNSPRIANILLDRPGKVRQSRIYYMRELRGKAARIDERQ, encoded by the coding sequence ATGTCCCTGAATATCGAAGCACTCCAGAATGAAAACGTGAAGACCGACCTTCCGGAATTCCGCGCTGGCGACACCGTCACCGTGAACGTTAAGGTTATTGAAGGCACCAAGGAACGTATCCAGCCGTTCAAGGGTGTTGTCATCCAGGTCAAGAACTCTGGCATTTCCAAGACTATCACCGTTCGTAAGATGTCCAACGGCGTTGCTGTTGAACGTATCTTCCCGGTCAACTCTCCGCGTATCGCAAACATCCTCCTGGATCGCCCGGGTAAGGTTCGTCAGTCTCGCATCTACTACATGCGCGAACTCCGCGGTAAGGCTGCTCGTATCGACGAACGTCAGTAA